The Chitinophagales bacterium genome has a segment encoding these proteins:
- a CDS encoding sigma-54-dependent Fis family transcriptional regulator, which translates to MAKILIVDDEKAIRRTLKEILEYEKFEIEEAVDGEDGLAKIVKNKYDVIILDVKMPKKDGIEVLSAMQEQAIDIPVIVLSGHGNIETAVEAVKKGAFDYIPKPPDLNRLLITVRNAMDKANLVSETKILRKRIAKSKDIVGDSMPILKIKETIAKVAPTEARVLVTGENGVGKELVARWIHEQSNRANGPLIEVNCAAIPSELIESELFGHEKGAFTSAVKQRIGKFEQANGGTLFLDEIGDMSLEAQAKVLRALQENKITRVGGDKDITVDVRIVAATNKDLIKEADSNRFRLDLYHRLSVILIHVPSLNDRKDDIPQLADYFLEDICKEYGMSKKKIEPKAVAALQEKNWTGNIRELRNVIERLIIMSDKQIEVQDVIDYANVSKSEATKNTIQFDNFNDTQQFLDYMERSFIESKLAQNDWNTAKTATALNLSKTDLEEKMNNLGLKKR; encoded by the coding sequence ATGGCAAAAATATTAATTGTAGATGACGAAAAAGCGATAAGAAGAACGCTTAAAGAAATATTAGAATACGAAAAATTTGAAATTGAAGAAGCTGTCGACGGTGAAGATGGTCTAGCAAAAATAGTAAAAAACAAATACGATGTAATTATCTTAGATGTAAAAATGCCTAAAAAAGATGGTATAGAAGTACTTTCAGCAATGCAAGAACAAGCTATCGATATTCCTGTGATTGTTTTATCTGGACATGGAAATATTGAAACAGCTGTAGAAGCAGTAAAAAAAGGTGCTTTCGATTACATTCCAAAACCACCAGACTTAAACCGTTTGTTAATTACCGTTAGAAATGCAATGGACAAAGCTAACTTAGTTTCTGAAACTAAGATTCTTAGAAAGAGGATTGCTAAATCTAAAGATATTGTAGGTGACTCAATGCCTATTTTAAAAATTAAAGAAACCATTGCTAAAGTTGCACCAACCGAAGCTAGAGTGCTAGTAACTGGTGAAAATGGTGTAGGTAAAGAATTGGTTGCCAGATGGATACATGAACAGAGCAATAGAGCAAACGGACCATTAATCGAGGTCAATTGTGCTGCTATTCCATCAGAATTAATAGAGAGCGAATTATTTGGACACGAAAAAGGAGCTTTCACTTCTGCTGTAAAACAAAGAATTGGAAAGTTTGAACAAGCTAATGGTGGCACACTTTTTCTTGATGAAATTGGTGATATGAGTTTAGAAGCTCAAGCTAAAGTATTAAGAGCATTACAAGAAAATAAAATTACTAGAGTTGGTGGCGATAAAGACATTACTGTTGATGTAAGAATTGTAGCTGCTACCAACAAAGATTTAATTAAAGAAGCAGATAGCAATAGATTTAGATTAGACTTATACCATAGATTGAGTGTGATTTTAATTCATGTGCCAAGTTTAAACGACAGAAAAGATGATATTCCGCAATTAGCAGACTATTTCTTAGAAGATATTTGCAAAGAATATGGCATGAGCAAAAAGAAAATTGAACCTAAAGCTGTTGCTGCTTTGCAAGAAAAAAACTGGACAGGAAACATCAGAGAGTTGAGAAATGTAATTGAACGACTGATTATTATGTCTGATAAACAAATAGAAGTTCAAGATGTAATTGATTATGCTAATGTAAGTAAGAGTGAAGCAACTAAAAACACAATACAGTTTGATAACTTCAATGATACACAACAGTTTTTAGATTATATGGAACGCAGTTTTATTGAAAGTAAATTAGCTCAAAATGATTGGAATACAGCTAAAACAGCTACTGCACTTAATTTAAGTAAAACAGACTTAGAAGAAAAAATGAATAATTTGGGTTTGAAAAAACGATGA